Proteins from a single region of Punica granatum isolate Tunisia-2019 chromosome 8, ASM765513v2, whole genome shotgun sequence:
- the LOC116186978 gene encoding 60S acidic ribosomal protein P3-like, whose product MGVFTFVCRSSGDEWSAKQVNGDLEACAASTFELQRELVQTALSADSSGGVQSSFSMVTPSSAVFQVIIGGGGGGGFIGGGAAAAASGGGAPAAAEAAPAEEKKEEKEESDDDMGFSLFD is encoded by the exons ATGGGAGTCTTCACATTCGTTTGCAGGAGCTCCGGCGACGAGTGGAGCGCCAAGCAGGTCAACGGCGACCTCGAGGCTTGCGCCGCCTCCACCTTCGAGCTCCAGAGGGAGCTCGTCCAGACTGCTCTCTCCGCTGACTCCTCCGGCGGCGTCCAGTCCTCCTTCTCCATGGTCACTCCCTCCTCAGCTGTCTTCCAG GTGATCATTGGCGGCGGCGGTGGCGGCGGCTTCATTGGAGGCGGTGCTGCTGCTGCAGCCTCAGGTGGCGGCGCCCCGGCGGCAGCCGAAGCTGCTCCTgcagaggagaagaaggaagagaaggaagagagCGACGACGACATGGGATTCTCTCTTTTCGATTAG